Proteins encoded within one genomic window of Deltaproteobacteria bacterium:
- a CDS encoding phosphoheptose isomerase, translated as MDYNIFFENALEGATTAYRESLESCGRKLIELSQWVCRAFENNGKLILFGNGGSAADAQHIAAEFVNRFRLDRKPLPAIALTTDTSILTAISNDYHFDQVFSKQVQALAGPMDVVLGISTSGNSPNVLKALSVAREIGARTVGITGGSGGKMDRCSDLVICVASSDTPRIQEVHIFFGHLLCDLVEQQVFSPV; from the coding sequence ATGGATTACAATATCTTTTTTGAAAATGCGCTTGAGGGCGCAACAACTGCCTACAGGGAAAGCCTTGAGTCCTGCGGCCGGAAGCTCATCGAGCTTTCGCAATGGGTCTGCAGGGCCTTTGAGAACAACGGCAAGCTTATCCTCTTCGGAAACGGGGGAAGCGCAGCTGATGCCCAACATATAGCAGCTGAGTTTGTAAACCGTTTCCGGCTGGACAGAAAACCACTTCCTGCCATCGCACTTACCACAGATACCTCTATTCTCACCGCGATATCAAACGACTACCATTTTGATCAGGTATTTTCAAAACAGGTCCAGGCCCTTGCTGGCCCGATGGACGTGGTCCTGGGAATAAGCACCAGCGGAAATTCACCCAATGTGCTGAAAGCCCTTTCCGTTGCCAGGGAAATAGGGGCAAGGACCGTGGGTATTACCGGAGGGAGCGGCGGGAAGATGGACCGGTGTTCTGATTTGGTCATATGTGTGGCATCCTCTGATACCCCCAGGATTCAGGAGGTCCATATTTTTTTTGGGCATCTGTTATGCGACCTTGTGGAACAGCAAGTTTTTAGTCCGGTATAA
- a CDS encoding FmdB family transcriptional regulator gives MPIYEYVCTACGENFEELVLGSGTDIKCPKCGALGAQKKVSAFAFKSGHKFAGTGKKSSGLCTSCTSSDCRSCGI, from the coding sequence ATGCCTATTTATGAGTACGTATGCACTGCCTGCGGAGAGAATTTTGAGGAACTGGTCCTTGGATCCGGAACTGATATCAAATGTCCCAAATGCGGCGCTTTAGGGGCGCAAAAGAAGGTTTCGGCCTTTGCCTTCAAAAGCGGCCACAAATTTGCAGGGACAGGGAAAAAATCAAGCGGCCTTTGTACCAGCTGCACAAGTTCTGACTGCAGGTCCTGCGGGATTTGA